From a region of the Mus pahari chromosome 12, PAHARI_EIJ_v1.1, whole genome shotgun sequence genome:
- the Kcne2 gene encoding potassium voltage-gated channel subfamily E member 2 translates to MATLANLTQTLEDAFKKIFITYMDSWRGNTTAEEQALQARVDAENFYYVILYLMVMIGMFSFIVVAILVSTVKSKRREHSQDPYHQYIVEDWQEKYKSQILHLEDSKVTIHENMGAAGFTVSP, encoded by the coding sequence ATGGCCACATTAGCCAATTTGACCCAGACACTGGAGGATGCCttcaaaaagatttttattacttatatgGACAGCTGGAGGGGGAACACAACAGCCGAGGAGCAGGCACTCCAGGCCAGAGTGGATGCCGAGAACTTCTACTACGTCATCCTGTACCTCATGGTGATGATCGGCATGTTTTCATTCATCGTGGTGGCCATCCTGGTGAGCACGGTGAAGTCGAAGCGGCGGGAGCACTCCCAGGACCCGTACCACCAGTACATCGTGGAGGATTGGCAGGAGAAGTACAAAAGTCAGATCCTGCATCTGGAAGACTCCAAGGTCACCATCCATGAGAACATGGGGGCGGCGGGGTTCACAGTGTCACCCTGA
- the Smim11a gene encoding small integral membrane protein 11A translates to MNWKVLEHVPLLLYILAAKTLILCLAFAGVKMYQRRSLEGKLQAEKRKQSEKKAS, encoded by the exons ATGAACTGGAAG GTTCTTGAACACGTGCCCCTGCTGCTGTATATCCTGGCAGCAAAAACCCTGATCCTGTGCCTGGCCTTTGCGGGCGTGAAAATGTACCAAAGGAGAAGCCTGGAAGGAAAACTGCAAGCCGAGAAGAGGAAGCAGTCGGAGAAGAAAGCGAGCTGA